The following nucleotide sequence is from Molothrus ater isolate BHLD 08-10-18 breed brown headed cowbird chromosome 12, BPBGC_Mater_1.1, whole genome shotgun sequence.
CTCAGCTGGCCCCAGTGCAGCAAGTCCTCACTGGCTCAAAGGGCATACCCAGCAGCAGTGAATGGacacctgctgccagctgctaaattactgattttccagcttttctcccctgCAGGCGTTGCCCTGCTCTCCAGTGAGTATCCAGAGCGGAttctgcctgtcctgctggcacagTACGAGCgcccagcacagggcaaagAGGACACCATGGCTGCTGTCACCAGGATGAAGCTGGGCGAGGTGCTGATGCGTGTCACCCGGGCACTGGGTGAGTCCCTGGCCGTGGGCATGGCACTGCCcgctgccagcagccagagcactgCTCAGCCTCACCATTACCGGGGGGAAAGCCACAGGGGACTTTTGTTGTCAGAAGGTGAGCAGGGTCTGAAAGCCCAAGAGAAGCTGGCAGGggtttggcagcagcaggagcaggatgaggggtcctgccagcagcccacCATCCCCTCGGTCGGCAGCACCGGGCTTGGAGACTGCTGGGAAGCGCCCAGACACGCCGGGCTCAGAGGTAGAAGCTGGATGATGCCTTTCTGGCATCTGCTGTTGGGACACGTCCTAAAATGTCTTGTCTGACTCTGTGGAGGAGGCCTGGCCAGCGggagcacacagctggagctgtaCATGGCCGGGGAGGTGGCAGCCAGTGTCCGcggtgctggggcagccaggcagagctccctggtCACTGGGTGGGCACTCTGTGCCTCGGCTGGGCATgcccctgcagggccaggacccCCTGAGTCCTGGGACTGTGACTCTCCTGTGGCCTGTGCCACATTCCCTGGCACCAGTggcatccctgggctgtgccagctgtggcatcagtgccaggctgtgccaccgtccatcctcactgctgggatgggttcagggcagcagagcccctcaGTCCCAGACCTCCCCAGGCAGTGTCCAAGTGTCTGGCTGGGTGCAGGTTGTCCCTGTAagctgccctggggatggtggcacgtcctgccctggctctccccGCGGTGCCGCGGGAGCTGCTCCGGCGCGTCCCGGCTCGCCAGCATATTTATAGAACAAATTGCACCAGGTTGTTCCTGTTGCAAAGCTTCAGCATCTGAGAGCAAGGGTTTATCCAGCACTTCAGGATCACCCCTCAGCTCTCTgtggctctgagctctcctaCTATGCCAAGAGACCATCATGCCTcgctcctgccctgtgcccagccctgtttTCTGTCCCACTGGAGTGGCTTTCCCTAtctgggaggggaaaggaagtGTTGCATGCCCCTTCTGTCGCCATCTGGCACAGAGGCTGGtgcactgctggctgtggaggGGATCCCACTCAGAGCACCCTGCACTGCTCATACTGCTGTAATTCTGAGCCCTGGGATGCAGGCACAGAGCATGAGACATTCCCAGCAAGTCCTTGGCATTAcggggctgccctgtgctcccccaccctgtgccagtcCCCAGCCTGAGCCCCCACGTGCAGGGTGATAGGGGCCCTCACTGCCCCAAGGATCATTCCTGTCCCCACACCCTGGGACGTCCCAAGGCATCCACCCCAGTGCCTCCATCTGCTGCAGGACACCATTGTCCGAGGAGTTTCAGAGCTTGAGAGAGCTGGAAAAACATAGGATTTACAGGCCAGCTGGCCTTCTGGAGCTTTCTTTTCAGCCCTCAAGGCCCTGCCTGGTAGGAGGTGTGTCCACACCGTGGggcacacagctgctgtgggatgacCACGCTCCTGGGATGGTTGTGGATGCTGAGCACGGGCGTGAGCTCTCATTAGCAGCTCACACATCCACAGCACCTCTGTGTGCTAATTGGGGCAGGGGATTGGGTCTGGATGATGCCAGAATTTGAGATTCACACTTGGTGTGTTTGCAGGACCATGAGTGACCCCATGGGAGGACTGGAATGTGCCAAAGAGCCCCAGGTTCTGTGACACGGGGTGTGTGCTGAGGGGCACAAGCCACACTCCAGATGTTGCATCCAGCTGTTCAGTGGTGCTGCAAGGCAGATGCCCCACCCATCTGTTCCCAACGGAGCCAGGGCTTTGGCAGGCAGGGGGGGCCTTTCCCTGCTGGTGACAcgggctctgctctcctggcaggggACATGGTGTTCCGGCACCGGGAGCCGCTGATCCGCGCCTTCCTGCGGGGTGCCCGCGATCCCGACGCAGCCCTGCGGGCCAGCAGCCTCTCCAACCTGGGcgagctctgccagcacctggGCTTCCAGCTGGGATCCATCATCCAGGAGGTACCGGCCCCATCCTGACCCTCACCCTGCCTGCGGAGCATTCTCCTTAACGAGCGCATTTGTTAGCACATGGTTGGGCTGCTGAGGATGTGGAAATGGGACATTTCCATATGGAAACGGGACATTTCCATTAAGGACGTGAGTGATAATTGCTGATATTGTGGAGTATAAAAGTCATGGGGCCTGAAGCAAACACTAGGGAGGTTCTAGCCTTCTAGCCCTGATTTTTAGGTGCCTGCTCCACCCGTGGCAGCCATTGCCAGAGGAGACCTGGGGGCACAAGTGGTGCCTGCCAGAGACACCTCCCGCTTAATGACACCTTGTTGCTCTCCCGTTATCTTAATTATCATTATCGGTATCATCAGTATCGGGAGCTGGCCCTCACCCgccctggctgcaggctgtggctgagATTTGGCTTCGGAAGCTGCTGGGAGATCCCAGTGGGGTGAGCCCGACACCCAGgggcccagcagccctggaggcGATGGGTCTGTGCCCCACGGGAGCCAGGGCTTCACACCCCCGCCCCCTCCGGTGCTCCTGGAGTGAGACACCGTGGATTTGGCAGCGGGGCTGCTCCGTTCCTGCTCGGCACCGGTGGATCCCGGCAGTTGATGTGATGCCAGAGAGCCACACGCTGCTATTTTGGGAAGGTGCGAGCTCTGCTAATTCTCCCGGCTGTCACTGCCGGGATTTAATTAGATTCCTTTGGCTCTGCCTGATTTTTATACAGACTCTTATCCATCTTCCTGAGGCATCCATGTGCCGCCTGGCCCtggggggagctgctgggagcctgcaCCCAACAGGGCACGAGGGTCCCATCCTCGTTCTTGGGCCATTGCCAGCGCGTCAGTGGCTGCTCCGATGGGATCCCCTGCATCTCTCAGCCCCTGGTGAtgcccccctgccctgtccccacaggtcACCTGCTGTGTGACAGCCATAGCCCGGACAGACCCCGAGGCTGAAGTGCGAAGAGCTGCTGTGCAcgtggtggtgctgctgctacGGGGGCTGAGTGAGAAGGTCACTGAGGTGGGtcagcccctgcctgtccctggggcagggacagcccccaAGGGGCTCCTGGGCACACCTTGGGGAGGGCCTGTGCTCTGtaggggctgcagggctcatTCCCAAGCGGCTTCCAGGGAAAGTCCCAAGGGACTGAGATGCCCAGTTTGGGCATCCCCCACTAAAGGGTTCCCTCAACAGATCCTGGGGAAGGGGGGCTTTGTGGGGGTgtccctctgagctgctgggctgtgccatggaCAGTGCCACGCCATGCTGGGGCAGTGCCGGCTCTTGGGAGTGTGGGAGTTGTTCATCACTGATTTGACTTGGAAATGCCCGGATTTTCCACCACTGTGGCCTCCCTCCGCAGTTCCCAGTAACAAGCGTGTTGGGACTCAGCTCCCGTGGGGGAAACAGCCAGTTCCCCAGGGGAATCCCCACAGCCGGGATCCTGACATGCCCCCGTGGCCCTGGGCTGAAGGATCACCACAGTGTGCTGCTGCCGTGTGGGGAAACTGAGTCAcggggggccggggctgcgctgGCGGTGGCCGCGGTCGGTGCCCCGGGGGAAGGGGCAGTCCCAGCCTGCCGGGACTCGCCGAGGGGCGGTGCTGAGGCCGACCCTGCCCCGTGCCGTGCCCAGGTGCTGCGGGACGTGCTGCGGGACCTGTACCGCCTGCTGAAGCACGTGGCCACGGCGGAGCGCGACGCCGCCACGGTGCTGCACgcacagctggcactggagGAGCTGGACAGCGCCATGAGGAGGGTCCTGTTCCCCCCACAGACCCTGGAGAAGAAGATTGTGGTGCTGCCGTAGTGGGGCTGAGCCCCTGGCAATGAACTGCTCCTCTCTGGGGTCTGCAGGATGCCGCTGGCGGTGTCGGGTGGGAGGGGAACCTCGCTGGGACGAGGTGTGGGATTAAACTGAGACGTGCTAATAATCCCTGTGTCCTTGGCGTCTGTGGGGCCGTGCAAAGCTCGTGGGTGCCATCATGGTCATGTCCCAGACCCTCTAACACCCCCAGGGTGAGCCCTGAGTTGGGCAAGCAGCCTGAGCCAGTGCTTCAGGCTCCCTTTGGCTAGGCAGCACCAAATGTGTGGCTGTCCCCGAGGGGAGTCCAGAGGGAGgggggctctgctctctgcacccCCAGAGTGGAGTTCTGTGGCCCTCCCTGGCACTGTACTCACACCACAAGATTGCTGAAGAGTTTGGGGGCTCCCTCACCACAGGGTCTGAGGATGGGCCCCTCTGGTGTGGCACCAAGAGCCCCTCTCCATGCTCAGGAGGGGCTAAGAGACCCTGCAGGGTACCTGGCTGGGACCACCACTCACCACTGCGTGCTCAGGGATACCCCAACATCAGAGtcacctcctccctccaggCAGGGCAGTCCCCATGAGCgctgcagcaccaagggccCCATTCCTGCACCCCACAGTGTGGGAGGAACAGAGTCCTCAGGGACCCAGCTTGGTGGCCCCTtgctcccctggcagcccagccccactgtgcACAGCCCCATTTCGGacctgccctgtgtcctgccaggtGTGGGGTGTCCAGCACCCCCTTCCCTGCAAGGCTGGGAGTCCTGGCCATGTCCCCAGCCGgggtgctcctgctgcagggatcccctttcccagctcctggtgctcgGAGTCTCCGAGCCAGCCTCGGCATTTCCTcacacccagctcccagcacagcaggacacgGCTGGGCTGAAAAACCCATAAGTGCTGAATTTGAGCCCCGAGTCGTGGCTGTGCCTCCTACAGACTCGGAATGGCCCCTCCAGGAGCTGGTTGTCCCCTGCCATcgggccagcacagggacaaggtGCTGCTGTCCTCGGGATGCCCctggtcctgccctggcacccactgggcacggggacagggtgacacaggTGGCTTATGCCGCGGGGGCACACGGTGGGACAGGAAGGTGACGCGTGGGTGTCATCAGAGGGGTCCCAagagcggggcggggggagaTGGAGTGGccggtccctgtccctcaccgGTCACTGCCTTGGGGGTGACAGGGTGAcaccctcccagtgcctcctCCACCCCGAGCGCCTGCCgggggtccctggggctggctccGTGCCCTGCCCGCACCTGATGCCGGTGCCGGGTGATGGTGATGCCGGTTCCGGTGCAGCACCGGAGCCGCTGCCGGTGCCGCCGGTATAGCAGCCGTGCCGTAATGCCTGTGATGGTGCCAGTGCCGGTGCAGCGCTGGTGCTGCTGATGCCGGCGCCGCCGGTGCTGCCGGTGCTGCCGGTGCCGGTCATCACTCCCGCAgtgcggggctggggccggtGCCAGGTCCTGCCGGTGCGGGGCGGGTTCCCGGGGGTTGCGGGCGGAGCTGGAGCCGGTGCCGGTGCTGGTGCCGGGGGCGGTGccggcggtgccggtgccggtgccggtgccgggcGGGGCCCCCGCGGGCTGCGGGCGgtgccggccccgccgcggtATAAAGGGGCCGcacgggccgggccgggcgcacagcggcggcggcgggtgGGGAGCGGCGGCACCACCACCACCGGCACCTCCACGGTGAGTCCcggtccctcctcctccctcccggCCCGCTGGTGCCGGCTCGGGGTCCCCCGCGAtgctgggagcccagcagcaccgcaggctgcggggccgggggtAGCGGGAGCCGGGAGcgccgggggctgcgggaccGGGAGGAGCCGGGAGcgccgggggctgcgggaccGGGGGGAGCCGGAGGGGGCTGCCCGGGAGGTGCCGCCggggtccctggggctggctccGCGCCCTGCCCGCACCCCAGCACGTGCTCGGGCACCCCTGACCTGCCCGCACCCCCTGCCCGCGTCCCGGTGCCTCCCCTCAGTCCCGTCCTGCCCGCGCTGTCCGTCCCATCCCGCAGCGGGCGGGGGTCTCGCTGCTGCCGTCCCCGCAGCCGGGGGTCCCCTGCACACGCTCGGGTGGCGGAGGGCTCTGGGCGGCCGTGATTTCCCCGGGGACACCCGGTCCCTGACATCCCCGTGCCCTTCCCtgtcctccagcccagccatcGCCTGCGAGCAGCCGTGCTCCTGCTCGGGTGGATGGGGGTGCTGGCACCGTGCTCGGTGGGGTACCTGGGACCCCTGCACCTcacctggcacacacagagcgGGGTGTGGGGGACCCCCGCACCTCCTCTGGCCCCGCGGAGGCACTGGGAAGGTGTCACCCCCAAACCAGTGGCCGGTGAGGGACAGGGTGGCCGTGGGGCAGCGGAGGAGCAGGGCCACCCCGCTTTTGCATTCCGGGTGACCTGATGGGGAGGATGTCCCCGTGCCCTGATGGcgccccgtgtccccccagaTGCCAGGGAGCCTCTCCACGGCCCTGCGTGTCGTGGGGACCAGCCTCTTCGCCGTGGCGGTGCTGGGGGGAATCCTGGCCGCCTACGTCACAGGGTACCAGTTCATCCACACGGAGAAGCACTACCTCTCCTTCGGCCTCTACGGGGCCATCCTGGGGCTGCACCTCTTCATCCAGAGCCTCTTCGCCTTCCTGGAGCACCGGCGCATGCGGGGCGAGGGGCAGCCGGTGCGGCCGGGGCGCTCCGTGGCCCTCTGCATCGCCGCCTTCCAGGAGGACCCCGACTACCTGACGAAGTGCCTACGCTCCGTCAAGCGCATCGCCTTCCCCGACCTCAAAGTGGTGATGGTGGTGGACGGGAACGGCCCTGACGACACCTACATGCTGGATATCTTCCACGACGTGATGGGCTCCGAGCACTCCGGCAGCTACATCTGGAGGAGCAACTTCCACGCCTGGGGCGAGGGGGAGACAGAGGCCGGGCTGCGGGAAGGGCTGGCCCGAGTTCAGGCACTGGTCCGCAGCAACACCTACTCCTGCATCCTCCAGAAGTGGGGCGGGAAGCGGGAGGTGATGTACACGGCCTTCCGGGCGCTCGGAGACTCCGTGGACTATATCCAGGTGGGTGCATGGGCTGGGGGATGTGGGCAGTGAGCGTCCTGGGCAGAGGTGCCCCGGGAATCCCCAGTAGCACCTGGGTGCCTGGCACTGGATCTGGCCCCATGCACTGGCCTagagccaccagggctgggggctgcacacACTGGGGTGGCTGAGGTGTTGACTGCTGCCCAAGGGTGTCCCAtcagctcctcctcagcacATGGCTTGCTGTGGTGTCACCCCGTGGGACAGTGTTGCACGAAGTGCAAGGTCCCCACATGTGGTGACTGGAACAGGTCCTCCCTCAGCGTCAGCAGCCAGAGATGGGTGTCCTGGGCAGCGGTGCCCCAGTACCACcggctgctctgctcccctccatcGCCTGCCGGTCTCCGGGGCTCTGCCTGGTCTCGCCGTCCGTGGCTCAGGCTTgcctggctgtgggctgggctgTCTGCCGGGCGCGCGtgggcggcgggagcggggctccacattccctctgcccccagGTGTGTGACTCAGACACGGTGCTGGACCCCGCCTGCACCGCCGAGATGCTCCGCATCCTGGAGGCCGACCCCCACGTCGGCGGCGTCGGCGGTGACGTCCAGGTACCCTGGCgtgagggagggcagggctgggggcccATGGGGCTGCAGCGCTGCCGGGGCTCacatccatcccctccccagaTCCTGAACAAGTACGACTCGTGGCTCTCCTTCCTGAGCAGCGTGCGGTACTGGATGGCCTTCAACGTGGAGCGCGCGTGCCAGTCGTACTTTGGGTGCGTGCAGTGCATCAGCGGCCCCCTGGGCATGTACCGCAATGCGCTGCTGCAGCAGTTCCTCGAGGACTGGTACCACCAGACCTTCCTGGGCAGCA
It contains:
- the HAS3 gene encoding hyaluronan synthase 3, with translation MPGSLSTALRVVGTSLFAVAVLGGILAAYVTGYQFIHTEKHYLSFGLYGAILGLHLFIQSLFAFLEHRRMRGEGQPVRPGRSVALCIAAFQEDPDYLTKCLRSVKRIAFPDLKVVMVVDGNGPDDTYMLDIFHDVMGSEHSGSYIWRSNFHAWGEGETEAGLREGLARVQALVRSNTYSCILQKWGGKREVMYTAFRALGDSVDYIQVCDSDTVLDPACTAEMLRILEADPHVGGVGGDVQILNKYDSWLSFLSSVRYWMAFNVERACQSYFGCVQCISGPLGMYRNALLQQFLEDWYHQTFLGSKCSFGDDRHLTNRVLSLGYRTKYTARSKCLTETPTRYLRWLNQQTRWSKSYFREWLYNALWFHKHHLWMTYESVVTGFFPFFLIATVIQLFYRGRVWNILLFLLTVQLVGVIKATYACFLRGSAEMIFMSLYALLYMSSLLPAKIFAIATINKSGWGTSGRRTIVVNFVGLLPVSVWVAVLLGGLAYTAYSQDLFSETEVAFLVSGAILYACYWVALLTLYLAIVARRCGKRQEQCGLVFTEV